In one Hymenobacter sp. DG25B genomic region, the following are encoded:
- a CDS encoding PAS domain S-box protein — MEAPGFLSSAPLDTQAALRELRLRAERRQLATQSLAPDTAPEVQRLVQELQVHQIELEMQYEELLLAQAEAQSSRAQYVDLYDFAPVGYCTLAADSTILRLNLQAAQQLGTVRQQLQGRRLALFVAQECRLAFSHFVEQVLASDFRQTTTMEMCRENGTALFVRLEGNAITNALGERHCLLAMIDVTEQHQATRALELSERRFRTLFEQNHDGMLLLRDNRFVDCNPATLHLLGLTDKKQLLGQHASAFSPKYQPNGRISTVWADELWEQALRRGYCRFEWCRYRHGTEEFWGDILLTAIPDNGGTLVHAAWRDITEEKQAAHRLRENEARLQEALTATAMGITDWNLTDDQLYWDDRAQEIFGHVFDANPVPSSVALSCIHPEDRPRLLENIRKLRQGKLALDTEYRIIKPDGTVSYVAMVGRVFTEEDHSHGRLLGLVRDITSRKEAAEELSYKNRLLEHILANLPVMLGRLSPEGHFLELVGAGLHRLGLQDNELVGKSVFEEFPALTEPMKKLLTGEPLIFLEYAEYQGEPVYFQNYGFFEAQRQQGIVFAIDVTDSERMKQEIQREQEFTKSLLDNSVDVIMALDADLRVTAWNQRATRLTNIAEAAALGRLLPELLPQLDANPEFQAVLHTALAGEAGHLLNWAGFLPQGAFDLHIRPLHQSTGTGVLILARDVTERNALMTETTHLKLRQQQIVLSAILNTQEEERRRIAESLHNGVGQLLYATKLNLDMLPESAQKLAAQNLLGEAIRATRTISYELTPSVLENFGLKVALQELVKLIPRSLPVDLNLTGLDEPLPRQLQTAIYRMVQELLNNIMKHAQAREAFVSVAREDNYVYVSVEDDGVGFDTSTPRADHGIGLAGIRTRVALLGGTLNIHSRLGQGTTISLTLPVLEALPLPADLDSIEKKS, encoded by the coding sequence ATGGAAGCTCCCGGCTTTTTGTCCTCCGCACCCCTCGACACACAGGCTGCCCTGCGGGAGTTGCGGCTGCGCGCCGAGCGCCGGCAGCTGGCTACGCAGAGCCTAGCGCCTGATACCGCGCCAGAGGTGCAGCGGCTGGTGCAGGAGCTCCAGGTGCATCAGATAGAGCTGGAAATGCAGTATGAGGAGCTGCTGCTGGCCCAGGCCGAAGCCCAAAGCTCCCGTGCGCAGTACGTAGACCTCTATGATTTTGCCCCGGTAGGCTACTGCACCCTGGCCGCCGATAGCACCATCCTGCGGCTGAACCTGCAGGCCGCTCAGCAGCTGGGTACCGTGCGCCAGCAGCTGCAAGGTCGCCGGCTGGCCTTGTTTGTAGCCCAGGAGTGCCGGCTGGCTTTCAGTCACTTTGTAGAGCAGGTGCTGGCTTCTGATTTCCGCCAGACCACCACGATGGAAATGTGCCGGGAAAATGGCACTGCCCTGTTTGTGCGCCTGGAAGGCAATGCCATTACTAATGCACTGGGCGAGCGGCACTGCCTCCTGGCTATGATAGATGTAACGGAGCAGCACCAGGCCACCCGGGCGCTGGAGCTGAGTGAGCGGCGCTTCCGCACTCTGTTTGAGCAAAACCACGACGGCATGCTGCTGCTGCGCGACAACCGGTTTGTGGACTGCAACCCCGCCACCCTGCACCTGCTGGGCCTCACCGATAAAAAACAATTGCTGGGACAGCATGCCTCGGCCTTCTCGCCTAAGTACCAGCCCAACGGTCGGATATCCACGGTGTGGGCCGATGAGCTGTGGGAGCAGGCCCTGCGGCGGGGCTACTGCCGCTTTGAGTGGTGCCGCTACCGCCACGGCACGGAAGAGTTCTGGGGCGACATCCTGCTCACGGCCATTCCGGACAACGGCGGCACCCTGGTGCATGCGGCCTGGCGGGATATTACGGAGGAAAAGCAAGCGGCGCACCGGCTGCGCGAAAACGAGGCCCGGCTGCAGGAAGCCCTCACGGCCACGGCCATGGGCATTACCGACTGGAACCTGACCGATGACCAGTTATACTGGGATGACCGGGCGCAGGAAATATTCGGCCACGTCTTCGATGCCAACCCTGTGCCTTCCAGCGTAGCGCTTAGCTGCATTCACCCCGAAGACCGGCCCCGTCTGCTGGAGAATATCCGGAAGCTGCGCCAGGGAAAGCTGGCCCTGGATACTGAGTACCGCATCATCAAGCCCGACGGGACGGTGAGCTATGTAGCCATGGTGGGCCGCGTGTTTACCGAGGAAGACCACTCGCACGGGCGCCTGCTGGGGCTGGTGCGGGACATAACCTCCCGCAAGGAGGCTGCTGAGGAGCTGAGCTACAAAAACCGCCTGCTGGAGCATATTCTGGCTAACCTACCGGTAATGTTAGGCCGTCTTTCGCCGGAAGGCCATTTCCTGGAGCTGGTGGGAGCTGGCCTGCACCGCCTGGGGCTGCAGGATAATGAGCTGGTAGGCAAGAGCGTGTTTGAGGAGTTTCCGGCCCTCACGGAACCGATGAAAAAATTACTGACCGGGGAACCGCTCATATTTTTGGAGTATGCGGAGTACCAGGGCGAGCCGGTCTATTTTCAGAACTACGGCTTCTTTGAGGCCCAGCGGCAGCAGGGTATTGTGTTTGCCATTGATGTGACAGACTCGGAGCGGATGAAGCAGGAAATTCAGCGGGAGCAGGAGTTCACCAAAAGCCTGCTCGATAATAGCGTGGACGTAATTATGGCCCTGGATGCCGACCTGCGCGTAACAGCCTGGAACCAGCGCGCCACCCGCCTCACCAATATAGCAGAGGCAGCGGCACTGGGCCGTCTGCTGCCGGAGCTGCTCCCGCAACTGGACGCTAACCCCGAGTTTCAGGCGGTACTGCACACTGCCCTGGCCGGCGAAGCCGGCCATCTGCTGAACTGGGCTGGTTTTTTGCCCCAGGGTGCCTTCGACCTGCACATACGGCCCTTGCACCAAAGCACCGGCACGGGCGTGCTCATTCTGGCCCGCGACGTAACGGAGCGCAATGCCTTAATGACGGAAACCACTCATTTAAAGCTGCGCCAGCAGCAGATAGTGCTTTCCGCCATTCTCAACACGCAGGAAGAGGAGCGCCGCCGCATTGCCGAGAGCCTGCACAATGGCGTAGGCCAACTGCTGTATGCCACCAAGCTAAACCTGGATATGCTGCCGGAGTCGGCCCAGAAGCTGGCGGCCCAAAATCTGCTGGGCGAGGCTATCCGGGCTACGCGTACCATTTCCTACGAGCTAACGCCCAGCGTGCTGGAAAACTTTGGCCTGAAGGTGGCGCTGCAGGAGTTGGTAAAGCTGATTCCCCGCAGCCTGCCGGTAGATCTGAACCTGACTGGCCTGGATGAGCCCCTGCCCCGGCAGCTGCAAACGGCCATTTACCGCATGGTGCAGGAGCTGCTCAACAACATTATGAAACATGCGCAGGCCCGCGAGGCCTTTGTCTCGGTAGCCCGGGAAGATAACTATGTGTATGTGAGCGTGGAGGATGATGGGGTGGGTTTTGATACCAGTACGCCCCGGGCGGACCACGGTATTGGGCTGGCCGGCATACGTACCCGCGTGGCGCTGCTGGGCGGCACGCTCAACATTCATTCCCGCCTGGGTCAGGGCACCACCATTTCGCTCACCCTGCCGGTATTGGAAGCTCTGCCTTTGCCAGCTGACCTTGATTCGATAGAAAAAAAGTCCTGA